From a region of the Rhipicephalus microplus isolate Deutch F79 chromosome X, USDA_Rmic, whole genome shotgun sequence genome:
- the RpL35 gene encoding ribosomal protein L35: MAKVKARELRGKKKEELLKQLDDLKQELGALRVAKVTGGAASKLSKIRVVRKSIARVLTVIHQTQKEHLRKFYRGKKYKPRDLRPKLTRAKRRELTPHEKSLRTRKQARKMAAYPPRKFALKL, from the exons ATG GCGAAGGTGAAAGCTCGTGAGTTGCGGGGTAAGAAGAAGGAAGAGCTGCTGAAGCAGCTCGATGACCTCAAGCAAGAACTGGGCGCGCTGCGAGTGGCCAAGGTGACCGGTGGAGCGGCCTCCAAGCTGTCCAAGAT CCGAGTGGTGCGCAAGTCCATAGCACGAGTGCTGACCGTCATTCATCAGACACAGAAGGAGCATCTCCGGAAGTTCTACCGTGGCAAGAAGTACAAGCCCAGGGACCTGCGGCCAAAGCTGACCCGCGCCAAGCGCCGTGAGCTCACTCCCCACGAGAAGAGCTTGCGCACACGCAAGCAGGCCCGCAAGATGGCTGCCTACCCTCCTCGCAAATTTGCACTTAAGCTGTGA